The Plectropomus leopardus isolate mb unplaced genomic scaffold, YSFRI_Pleo_2.0 unplaced_scaffold24836, whole genome shotgun sequence genomic interval ataaaataaatctttgcaTCATTTCAGCTTTAAGAGAGCATTTTGCAAACATACTGTACTCATTTACCTGCTGTTCTTCACTCAGGTATCACAAAAAATGGGTCTTCGCAATAGAAAAGGTGAGTCAAAATCAAACAATTGCCAAGTTTAAGCTCCGGTTTTGTAAATCTAATGAAACAAATGACAATATCTTCAGATTGTAGCCCATCACTTTAGAAGTTAGAACTATGATAACACATATAACAGTGTACAGTAGTGTCCTTGATATAATGACTGTGTGCTGGCTTGTATTCATGTGTGTCAGAGAGACATCACTGCTGGATGGTCCCGCCATGCCAGGTGATGGAGAGTCCACAAGAGGAGACTAGTGACCTCATCCAACCCGAGAAACTGCCAAATCCCGTCCTGGCTTCTCACCAACACAGAGCCCTTCACCAAGAGCTGCTATTCTGCCACAGAAGGTGAGAAATCACCAAGCTCTGAACCTGCTGTCTGTGACTAGGTTATTAGTATTTATCAGAGAGCTTTATATACTGAATCGATGGAAATGGGAAGGATTAATTTTTCCATGTGACATTTTATGTGCAGTAAAGGCAGGCTTTGGATTCTCTCAGAAAGGAGAAGTAGTTTAGTAGATCAGCATTTTGTGAGTCTGCTGCCTCAGTCAGAGAATCCTCTTAGGCTTCCTCTGTCCAGCTGGCCGGCGCTGTGGTCGGGGATAAGCAACATGTTTGGTGGTGGTTTAACACTGATCATGTCAAAGGTACAACACCTTTGACTGAGATCACTGCTTATCTCTCCTCAGGGGGCCACCGCTTTCACTCTTGTCTGTCAGAGAAAGTGAAATTAATGCATATCACTCTACAGAAATCAACAGAATTTTGTCTGCAGTAGTCACcactcacaacaaggtctgcggattatcttgagtaaccgggtcaggATTAtttgaaagagacattgctgttgtggtttaaaaaaaaaaaaagaaaaaagtattgctttggtgctttgagcaccacaagttgagcgccatctagttccattatattggagagaaggcagccatctctacggctgatatcacTTACGCACTGCTGCACCTCATTAAAATGTTGTATATTctttaatttatgcattttatacactctatttttagatttatttttattaatattatctcaatgggtttattttccatcttatgttatgcattctgtgcgttctatttttatccttattttttatcttactttttatattatgttattgcTTAAATGTTATCAAATGGGTTCTATTCATCTATTCAATGTATTCTATccttatcttatttttacatgcaggttttattatgtctatatgccttttcatgtgaagcacttggtgcatgtaatttctttgttgtaaagcacattgggctgcatttcttatATGAAAAGTGCTGAACAAATAGAgtccattatttataattagaattaaaataattattataatatctccaaatcacaccaaaacaatctaaactgataaatagcactacggGTAAGAGGAAAGatattaatttttgattttaagcTTTAATGTGAAGTGCACACCCATctactgtgtgtatttgtactaTAAACTAACTGAATTGATGGATAAATAGCACTCTGCGGTTGTATGGTATTTTTTGTATTGGATATCTTCATACAGTAATcaatcttgttttcttttttttcatgtgtccTCAGAGGTCTACTGCCCAGAAAAAAGCCTGAGCTGCAGCACGTGTTggaacacaaacagagagagcagcACAAGCAGAGGGAGCTggccctctgtcctctgtccgaCCTGGAGGTGAAGCTACGGACGAGGCAGCAGAGAACAAAAATTGTGAGTATGTCAGTTAAGAGCAAAGATGTAAAACCATACTGCTGAGGTAAAACAGCATTTGCAGTATTCTATTTAGTGTTTGGTCATGTGTGAGCAAGCCTGCAGATATTAGCCAATACACAGTCTCATTAAGGAGGATGTCAAAACACAGATGTTTCCTGTCTTGCAGTACGAGCTCGAGCAGACGAAGAGGATCGAGAGTCTGCAGAATGTACCAGAGTTTGTTCATGTGAGAAGAACCCTGAAACACGTCCAAAATTTTTCCTAGTAAGGAGTACAACCAGAGCAAATGGACACAAATAAAAAGTCGATAATGTGGAGTCCAGACAAGTTTCCATTACTGTCAGTGAAAAAGATCCTTGACCCACAACTGCAGACATTTCAGATTGGAATAATCAAAATTCATTGTTATTATCTTGAGACTGATGTTTGAGCTTAACAGGTCTTGTGAACTTGAATATCAAAATCCACCTTTGAAGAGCATTTTCTCTTAAATCTGAATCTGCTTTTACACTAAAATGATTTCTTAATATAATGGCTAGAAAGTTAATGTATTTGGTAGTATTTT includes:
- the LOC121966502 gene encoding protein FAM107B-like, encoding MRLYHSTQVSQKMGLRNRKERHHCWMVPPCQVMESPQEETSDLIQPEKLPNPVLASHQHRALHQELLFCHRRGLLPRKKPELQHVLEHKQREQHKQRELALCPLSDLEVKLRTRQQRTKIYELEQTKRIESLQNVPEFVHVRRTLKHVQNFS